One window from the genome of Bdellovibrio sp. NC01 encodes:
- a CDS encoding J domain-containing protein produces MKWLIVFSLLFASVGFAQTADEVRRIMNPNSSFYDILGVSKNATDDEIKTAYRKLLKVYHPDRYQQDPVKSKAATEVLKKVNIARDTLADPMARRQYDVKIKATTATTTATSAKSAASEGPKKWTPEDFSAKQAKEAAEKAEQAAKEKAAAAAKARAEAAAKDQAEKAAHEAKAAQARAEEAARVAKANAEAAKAAEAKPVYEKPKTPPASSAASTAEKTATYTEKTVFSADGISAKAKEAVKFYQETSRCGEGFFKRFVDVML; encoded by the coding sequence ATGAAGTGGCTGATAGTTTTCTCATTACTATTTGCTTCTGTCGGTTTCGCGCAAACCGCGGATGAAGTTCGTCGTATCATGAATCCGAATAGTTCTTTTTACGACATTCTAGGGGTTAGCAAGAACGCGACGGATGATGAAATCAAAACGGCTTATCGAAAGCTTTTGAAAGTTTATCATCCTGACCGCTATCAACAGGACCCTGTGAAAAGCAAAGCGGCCACGGAAGTCTTAAAGAAAGTAAATATCGCACGCGATACGTTGGCTGATCCAATGGCGCGTCGACAATACGATGTAAAGATCAAAGCAACAACTGCAACGACGACCGCGACAAGTGCTAAGTCAGCGGCAAGTGAAGGACCGAAAAAATGGACGCCGGAAGACTTCAGTGCAAAGCAGGCAAAAGAGGCGGCTGAAAAGGCCGAGCAAGCTGCAAAAGAAAAGGCCGCCGCCGCAGCGAAGGCCCGAGCGGAAGCCGCCGCAAAAGATCAGGCCGAAAAAGCCGCGCATGAAGCAAAAGCGGCACAAGCTCGTGCGGAGGAAGCCGCGCGAGTTGCAAAGGCTAATGCAGAAGCCGCAAAAGCAGCAGAAGCAAAACCGGTTTACGAAAAACCAAAGACGCCGCCCGCAAGCAGTGCCGCATCGACCGCAGAAAAAACGGCAACCTACACAGAAAAAACCGTCTTCAGCGCCGACGGCATTAGCGCCAAAGCGAAAGAGGCCGTGAAGTTCTATCAGGAAACCTCTCGTTGTGGTGAAGGCTTCTTTAAACGTTTCGTCGACGTGATGCTGTGA
- a CDS encoding DUF4423 domain-containing protein, with amino-acid sequence MKKFSKSIEVLQHDYQSKREKNPAYSKRAYAKALGISSGRLVDLLNERIPLTMKTAVQISERIFLSDEDRALLFELTRNEQYQRLDGRRKTPALAIAAVQDTRRILANAMSLYDSKENIATEFNAVTFAFDKQRITEARALIQQLQYKLASLSEEPHASDTYCLSVQLFPADQDV; translated from the coding sequence ATGAAGAAGTTTAGTAAGTCGATAGAAGTGCTCCAACATGATTATCAATCAAAACGAGAAAAGAATCCCGCTTACTCAAAGCGCGCCTACGCTAAAGCGCTAGGAATTTCAAGCGGTCGCCTTGTTGATCTATTAAACGAACGTATTCCGCTGACAATGAAAACGGCCGTACAAATCTCAGAAAGAATTTTTTTATCTGACGAAGACAGAGCTTTATTGTTTGAGCTGACTCGCAACGAGCAGTATCAACGTCTGGATGGGCGCAGAAAAACTCCAGCTCTTGCGATCGCAGCCGTACAAGACACGCGCCGTATCCTTGCCAATGCGATGTCACTTTACGATTCAAAAGAAAATATCGCGACAGAATTTAATGCCGTCACTTTTGCTTTCGACAAACAACGAATCACTGAAGCGCGCGCTTTGATTCAACAATTGCAGTACAAGCTTGCAAGTCTTTCTGAAGAACCGCACGCCAGCGATACTTACTGCTTAAGCGTTCAATTATTTCCCGCAGATCAGGATGTTTAA
- a CDS encoding RnfABCDGE type electron transport complex subunit D gives MRDPRNHQIMVLFSMLIYGLVWLKFDLNIAWLALILLTALVSQVLATRLWKLPRFEWRSALISGLSLCILMRCPSLPISLALIALAIFSKFIFRWNDKHIFNPTNIALAVGILLGQVTINPGQWNNGAALAFFILCMGIFVSNKACRTDVSLAFLLTYAGIQFGYTAYMNESFSIPLQKMQTASLLIFAFFMISDPRSTPNARLGRIIFGCMAALAGAYIQIALGNKAGLILSLAGLSITTPLIDKLLPGEKFFWTKPTEAKTTV, from the coding sequence ATGCGCGATCCACGTAATCACCAGATTATGGTTCTATTCAGTATGCTGATCTACGGATTGGTTTGGCTCAAATTTGATTTGAATATTGCATGGTTGGCACTGATTCTTTTGACCGCACTTGTATCGCAAGTTTTGGCCACACGTCTGTGGAAACTTCCTCGCTTCGAGTGGCGTAGTGCTTTGATTTCGGGTCTTTCCTTGTGCATTCTGATGCGCTGTCCGTCCTTACCGATTTCTTTGGCGCTTATTGCTTTGGCGATTTTTAGTAAATTTATTTTTCGCTGGAACGACAAACACATCTTCAACCCAACAAACATTGCTCTTGCTGTCGGCATTCTTCTGGGGCAGGTAACGATCAATCCTGGGCAGTGGAACAATGGCGCGGCCCTTGCCTTTTTTATTTTATGCATGGGTATTTTTGTCAGCAACAAAGCTTGTCGCACAGATGTCAGCTTAGCATTCCTTCTTACTTATGCGGGAATCCAATTTGGTTACACTGCCTACATGAATGAATCCTTCAGCATTCCACTTCAAAAAATGCAGACGGCTTCGTTATTGATCTTTGCATTCTTTATGATTTCAGATCCACGCAGCACTCCAAACGCACGTTTGGGTCGCATCATCTTCGGCTGCATGGCGGCTTTAGCAGGCGCTTACATTCAAATCGCCTTGGGCAATAAAGCCGGTTTGATTTTATCACTTGCAGGTTTATCGATCACGACGCCTTTAATTGATAAGCTTCTGCCGGGCGAGAAATTCTTCTGGACTAAACCGACAGAAGCCAAAACAACCGTTTAA
- a CDS encoding VC0807 family protein, whose product MSTETQKPENSWLNLIFNIVLPVLILNKLTKYLGPLAALLLALAFPLCYGAYDLAKRKKVNAFSALGLLNVSLTGGLALMGIHGFWFAVKEAAFPALVGLFVFGSAFTKKPFIEAIFLNPGVMKVDLLEERLQQNGKQVEFHAHLKKATMWLSLSFVFSAVCNFVLAERIFLNIDKALSPEAQSVILNEQIAKMTTWSMAIIMVPSMIFLLGIFWYLMRGVKQYSGLTTDDLMKT is encoded by the coding sequence ATGTCTACAGAAACGCAAAAACCTGAAAATAGCTGGCTGAATCTGATTTTTAATATCGTTTTGCCAGTTTTAATTCTGAATAAACTAACGAAGTATTTGGGCCCATTGGCAGCATTGCTATTGGCCCTTGCCTTTCCGTTGTGCTACGGCGCATACGATCTCGCAAAACGCAAAAAAGTAAATGCTTTTTCAGCCTTGGGTCTTTTGAACGTCAGCTTAACTGGCGGCTTGGCCTTGATGGGTATCCACGGCTTCTGGTTCGCAGTGAAAGAAGCAGCTTTCCCAGCTCTTGTGGGACTGTTCGTTTTCGGCTCTGCCTTCACAAAAAAGCCATTCATCGAAGCTATTTTCTTAAATCCAGGCGTGATGAAAGTTGATCTGCTTGAAGAACGTTTGCAACAAAATGGCAAACAAGTTGAATTCCACGCGCACTTAAAAAAAGCAACAATGTGGCTGTCGCTGTCATTCGTATTTAGTGCCGTGTGCAACTTCGTCTTAGCAGAAAGAATTTTCCTGAACATCGATAAAGCTCTGTCACCAGAAGCTCAGTCAGTCATCTTGAACGAACAAATCGCAAAAATGACAACATGGTCAATGGCCATCATCATGGTCCCATCCATGATCTTCCTACTAGGAATCTTCTGGTACCTCATGCGCGGAGTAAAACAGTACTCCGGCCTAACAACCGACGATCTAATGAAGACGTAA
- a CDS encoding zinc-binding dehydrogenase translates to MFAARYVPGQKKLSLTDIPKPKPGPRDVLLKIRAAGICHSDLHVLAGEVGYTHTFTMGHEACGEVVEKGSDISTEFKAGTLYAVHGPNPCGDCTYCRTGFDNLCNGPGRTFVGLGQDGAYAEYLAVPARNIVEVPKGITPEVAAVATDAVLTPYHAIKALGEVQTNSKVLIIGLGGLGMNGVQVALALGAKVTACDLRDASLEMARSMGKLDAINSKDLDKQVKPGSFDVVVDFVGRDSTFTQAQTFVRPGGTIVLVGLGSQQVPVISTPLISYQVRVQGAFWGTHQEMHEIFQLISEGKIKPQVETAPMKDVNHWLEELEAGHIKSRMALLPNF, encoded by the coding sequence ATGTTTGCTGCTCGCTATGTTCCAGGACAAAAGAAATTATCTTTAACGGATATTCCGAAACCAAAACCGGGCCCCCGCGATGTGCTTTTAAAAATTCGCGCAGCAGGTATTTGTCATTCTGATTTGCACGTTCTAGCTGGTGAAGTTGGTTATACTCATACGTTTACAATGGGCCATGAAGCTTGTGGTGAGGTTGTGGAAAAGGGCAGTGATATCTCCACGGAATTTAAAGCGGGGACGTTGTATGCGGTTCATGGACCGAATCCTTGTGGTGATTGTACGTATTGCCGAACGGGTTTTGATAATTTGTGTAACGGTCCAGGCAGAACCTTTGTGGGCTTGGGGCAAGACGGTGCCTATGCTGAATATCTGGCGGTGCCTGCACGTAATATCGTGGAAGTTCCTAAGGGCATTACACCTGAGGTCGCAGCGGTCGCAACGGATGCGGTGTTGACTCCGTATCACGCGATTAAAGCATTGGGTGAAGTTCAAACGAATTCGAAAGTCTTAATTATTGGCTTGGGTGGTCTTGGTATGAATGGCGTGCAGGTCGCACTTGCATTGGGTGCAAAAGTCACGGCCTGCGATTTGCGTGATGCAAGTTTGGAAATGGCAAGATCCATGGGGAAATTGGATGCTATCAACTCTAAAGATCTGGATAAACAGGTAAAGCCCGGCTCGTTCGACGTCGTGGTAGATTTTGTTGGACGTGATTCAACGTTCACTCAGGCACAGACCTTTGTGCGCCCTGGTGGTACCATTGTATTAGTAGGTTTGGGTTCACAACAGGTGCCAGTGATTAGTACACCGTTAATTAGCTATCAAGTGCGTGTGCAAGGTGCGTTCTGGGGAACTCACCAAGAGATGCACGAAATTTTTCAACTGATTTCAGAAGGGAAAATCAAACCACAGGTGGAAACAGCACCAATGAAAGATGTGAATCATTGGTTGGAAGAGCTGGAAGCAGGTCACATCAAATCGCGAATGGCGCTGCTTCCAAATTTTTAA
- a CDS encoding peptide ABC transporter substrate-binding protein, translating into MLNKFAKGLLVVAGLGLGAQAVAAPTNAELKIGISQEFETMNPLIMTMSASAYMYRLVGRSLVNLTAEGKWVPQLAKEIPSLEKGTAKIVEAGGKKHIIANWEIIEGAKWGDGKPVICQDFITAHTIATAPTVTVGEKEQWTQVEKIDIDPKNPKKCTFTYDKAKWDFYQLAQFFPVPTHLEKAIFDKYGKQKEGYEKNSNYVRNPTNPGLYNGPYVISDVKLGSHVAFAPNKNFYGKQPNIQKIVVKLIPNTGTMEANLRSGTIDMISVLGLDFDQALAFDKKAKAESLPYDVHFVPSVTYEHIDLNLDNPILKDVKVRKALLLSINREDLVKALFEGRQEVAIHNISPKDPWFTKDPKVITLYPYSKRNAGKLLDEAGWKMGADGYRAKDGKRLSLVFQTTAGNKTRELVQVYLQNQWKQAGIEVLIKNEPARVFFGDTMTHRKFGAMALFAWVSSPENSPRSTTSSKAIPTAKNSWSGQNFMGWSNANADKALDELDLEFNAKKRAEHVATILKNYTEDVPVLPLYYRSDISVTPKNLKNYKMTGHQFYETNNVEDWNLN; encoded by the coding sequence ATGTTGAATAAGTTTGCAAAAGGATTGCTGGTTGTAGCAGGTTTGGGCCTTGGCGCTCAAGCAGTAGCAGCACCTACAAATGCCGAACTTAAAATCGGTATTTCTCAAGAGTTCGAGACAATGAATCCGCTGATCATGACAATGTCTGCTTCAGCTTACATGTACCGTTTGGTAGGTCGTTCGTTGGTGAATTTGACTGCTGAAGGTAAATGGGTTCCGCAATTGGCGAAAGAAATTCCGTCATTGGAAAAAGGCACAGCGAAAATCGTTGAAGCTGGCGGCAAAAAACACATCATTGCCAACTGGGAAATCATTGAGGGCGCGAAATGGGGCGATGGCAAACCAGTTATCTGCCAAGACTTCATTACAGCTCACACAATCGCAACAGCTCCAACTGTGACTGTTGGCGAAAAAGAGCAATGGACGCAAGTTGAGAAAATCGACATTGATCCAAAAAATCCTAAAAAATGTACTTTTACTTACGACAAAGCAAAATGGGACTTCTACCAACTTGCGCAATTCTTCCCAGTGCCAACTCACTTGGAAAAAGCCATCTTTGATAAATATGGTAAGCAAAAAGAAGGTTACGAAAAGAACTCTAACTACGTTCGCAACCCAACAAATCCTGGCTTGTACAACGGTCCTTACGTTATCTCTGACGTAAAATTGGGTTCACACGTTGCGTTTGCTCCGAATAAAAACTTCTACGGCAAACAACCGAACATCCAAAAGATCGTTGTGAAGTTGATTCCTAACACAGGAACAATGGAAGCAAATCTTCGTTCTGGCACAATCGACATGATCTCTGTTCTTGGTTTGGATTTCGACCAAGCTTTGGCATTCGATAAAAAAGCTAAAGCTGAATCTTTGCCATACGATGTTCACTTCGTACCGTCTGTGACTTACGAACACATCGACTTGAACTTGGACAATCCAATCTTGAAAGACGTTAAAGTTCGTAAAGCATTGTTGTTGTCGATCAATCGCGAAGACCTTGTGAAAGCTCTTTTCGAAGGCAGACAAGAAGTTGCGATCCACAACATTTCACCAAAAGACCCTTGGTTCACAAAAGATCCTAAAGTGATCACTTTGTACCCTTACTCTAAACGTAATGCGGGTAAACTTTTGGACGAAGCTGGTTGGAAAATGGGTGCTGACGGTTACCGCGCTAAAGACGGCAAACGTTTGTCATTGGTATTCCAAACAACTGCGGGCAACAAAACTCGTGAGCTCGTGCAAGTGTACTTGCAGAACCAATGGAAACAAGCTGGTATCGAAGTTCTTATCAAGAATGAACCAGCACGTGTATTCTTCGGCGACACTATGACTCACCGTAAGTTTGGTGCGATGGCATTGTTTGCTTGGGTTTCTTCTCCGGAAAACAGCCCTCGTTCAACAACGTCATCTAAAGCAATTCCAACTGCGAAAAACAGCTGGTCTGGCCAAAACTTCATGGGTTGGTCAAATGCAAATGCAGACAAAGCACTTGATGAGTTGGATCTTGAGTTCAACGCGAAAAAACGCGCTGAGCACGTTGCAACTATCTTGAAGAACTACACAGAAGATGTGCCAGTACTTCCGCTTTACTACCGCTCAGACATTTCTGTAACTCCTAAGAACTTGAAGAATTACAAAATGACTGGCCACCAGTTCTACGAAACAAACAACGTAGAAGACTGGAATTTGAACTAG
- a CDS encoding tolA protein yields the protein MQRWIVLIILIFSYSVANAASDLELLYSKQIAWAAANMDDPKVVASFKTSFQKLVADKSKVSQLQTPEGKIILQQGQNLLTATDLKARLDKCVVSTAAAKGVAEALAKALNIKALSPADCFEPVAQEKKLQLFGKDLQQSMQDDAKEKILGIASQQLKNTQKYWQQAASQDTLDVAVELMDRERDLKARPAQQGLELLFYTNAIKDRKFKSAISQVDVKNAFKEVQGELKKHEDYLTDLSRKSSEESLQNLVISNPAATAEYLLKNPGSADLICKILQGYDSKVGRQETIDKAVFWGGLVVGGVLLVTGIGAGVGAVVLSGTAAATTLTTVATGVAIAGTVVGGGETVYASSKAYSSFVDASNLRSSAYAEGLSGDAFTKADQAKKQAYSELAEAGFSAVSIIPFGTGMKVMKEAAQASRLGSLSKVATEGAKVEAASVKSLAVSLKEVSADKEVLKALEKSQKEVSSDEMGMFLGYLSDLPANERQQVLTMIKQKPEKVSQAIRESSTAGVCK from the coding sequence ATGCAGCGCTGGATCGTCCTGATCATTTTAATATTCTCTTACTCGGTGGCAAATGCCGCTTCCGATTTGGAATTGTTATATTCAAAGCAGATCGCGTGGGCTGCTGCCAATATGGATGATCCTAAAGTTGTAGCGTCATTCAAAACGTCATTTCAAAAATTGGTGGCCGATAAAAGTAAAGTCTCCCAACTGCAAACACCTGAAGGCAAAATCATTTTGCAACAAGGTCAGAACCTTTTAACAGCCACCGATCTAAAAGCGCGCCTTGATAAGTGCGTGGTTTCAACGGCCGCCGCGAAAGGTGTGGCGGAGGCGTTGGCAAAGGCTTTGAACATCAAAGCCTTAAGTCCCGCTGATTGTTTCGAGCCTGTGGCGCAAGAAAAGAAGCTGCAACTGTTTGGTAAGGACTTGCAACAAAGTATGCAAGACGATGCCAAAGAAAAGATTTTAGGAATCGCTTCGCAGCAGTTAAAAAATACGCAGAAATATTGGCAACAAGCTGCAAGTCAGGACACTCTTGATGTGGCTGTCGAGCTGATGGATCGTGAACGCGATTTAAAAGCTCGTCCGGCACAGCAGGGCCTGGAGTTGTTGTTTTATACAAATGCAATTAAAGACCGAAAGTTTAAATCAGCGATTTCCCAAGTCGATGTCAAAAACGCATTTAAAGAAGTACAAGGCGAACTTAAGAAGCACGAAGACTATCTTACGGATCTTTCTAGAAAATCTTCTGAAGAGTCGCTGCAGAACTTGGTGATCTCTAATCCCGCTGCGACAGCAGAGTACCTATTAAAAAATCCAGGTTCGGCCGATTTGATTTGTAAAATTCTGCAAGGTTACGACAGCAAAGTGGGACGACAAGAAACAATCGATAAAGCCGTCTTCTGGGGTGGATTGGTTGTTGGGGGCGTTTTACTTGTGACCGGGATTGGTGCAGGTGTGGGTGCCGTCGTCTTGTCTGGCACTGCGGCTGCGACAACGCTGACAACTGTGGCAACGGGTGTCGCTATTGCCGGAACTGTTGTTGGTGGTGGTGAGACAGTTTATGCATCTTCAAAAGCTTATAGTTCTTTTGTCGATGCAAGCAATCTTAGATCTTCAGCATATGCAGAAGGTCTTTCAGGCGATGCTTTCACAAAAGCCGATCAAGCAAAAAAACAAGCTTATTCCGAACTTGCTGAAGCTGGCTTTTCTGCGGTTTCGATTATTCCGTTTGGCACAGGTATGAAAGTTATGAAGGAAGCGGCACAAGCGTCGCGCTTAGGTTCGCTTTCAAAAGTGGCAACAGAAGGCGCGAAAGTGGAAGCTGCAAGTGTCAAGTCACTTGCAGTTTCACTGAAAGAGGTTTCTGCGGATAAAGAAGTCTTAAAAGCGCTAGAGAAAAGCCAAAAAGAAGTCAGCTCGGATGAGATGGGTATGTTCTTAGGGTATTTGTCTGATCTTCCTGCCAACGAACGCCAGCAAGTGTTGACGATGATCAAACAAAAACCGGAAAAAGTATCACAAGCAATTCGTGAATCGTCGACAGCAGGAGTTTGCAAATGA
- the sohB gene encoding protease SohB, whose protein sequence is MDAMQSIGVFAAETFLILFAIIAVILVIAMVAAKAAGQKSEIQVELLHKKYKNFRNLLQAHTSNKNERKEMKKKLKAEQKESADKSRAHEKKIFVIDFEGDVKASAVENLREEVTAILTSATPQDEVVVRIESPGGVVHGYGLAASQLLRIREKNIPLTVCVDKVAASGGYLMSVTANKIMSAPFAIVGSIGVVAQVPNFHRVLKKHDVDVKEYTAGEFKRTVSLLGEITPKGEEKFKQQLEETHVLFKSFVQKFRPQLNLSEVATGEYWYGEQAITKGLVDEIRTSDDYLMSLADKHQIIKVTFEHHESISDKLTGIIGKAFKKGALSIVEELETRRFL, encoded by the coding sequence ATGGACGCAATGCAAAGCATCGGAGTTTTTGCCGCAGAGACCTTTCTGATCCTGTTTGCCATCATCGCAGTGATTCTTGTGATCGCGATGGTTGCCGCCAAAGCTGCCGGCCAAAAATCAGAAATCCAAGTGGAACTTTTGCATAAGAAATACAAGAACTTCCGCAACCTTCTTCAAGCTCATACTTCAAACAAAAACGAACGCAAAGAGATGAAGAAGAAACTGAAAGCGGAACAAAAAGAGTCTGCTGACAAATCTCGTGCGCACGAAAAGAAAATCTTCGTGATCGACTTCGAAGGCGATGTGAAAGCATCTGCTGTTGAAAACTTGCGTGAAGAAGTGACTGCGATTTTAACAAGCGCGACTCCACAGGACGAAGTTGTCGTTCGCATTGAGAGCCCAGGCGGCGTAGTTCATGGCTACGGTCTTGCGGCTTCACAACTTTTGCGCATCCGTGAAAAGAATATTCCATTAACTGTGTGCGTGGATAAAGTGGCTGCCAGCGGTGGTTACTTGATGTCTGTAACTGCTAACAAAATCATGTCGGCTCCATTTGCAATCGTTGGCTCAATTGGAGTCGTGGCGCAAGTTCCGAACTTCCATCGCGTTCTTAAAAAACACGATGTCGATGTGAAAGAATACACGGCTGGTGAGTTTAAACGCACGGTCAGCTTGCTTGGCGAGATCACACCAAAAGGTGAAGAGAAATTTAAACAACAACTTGAGGAAACTCACGTATTGTTCAAGAGTTTCGTACAAAAATTCCGTCCTCAATTGAATCTTTCTGAGGTTGCAACGGGCGAATACTGGTATGGTGAACAGGCTATCACAAAAGGCCTTGTCGATGAGATTCGAACAAGTGACGACTATTTGATGAGTCTTGCGGATAAACACCAAATTATTAAAGTAACTTTTGAACACCACGAAAGCATCAGCGACAAGCTGACTGGCATTATCGGGAAAGCGTTTAAAAAAGGCGCTCTTTCAATTGTTGAAGAACTTGAAACTCGTCGCTTCCTCTAA
- a CDS encoding ABC transporter ATP-binding protein encodes MQNIVEVKNLETTFTTKAGPFKAVNNISYEIPKGKTLGIVGESGSGKSVTSYSIMRLIGSPGKVTGGQVLLNGRDLMKLSEPQMEEVRGGEMAMIFQEPMTALNPVLTIGFQMDEQIMKHKKCSQKESKERAIEMLRLVGIPSPEERYNSYPHQLSGGMRQRAMIAMALSCDPTFLIADEPTTALDVTIQAQILELIQNLQEKFNMTVQFITHDLGVISEISDNVLVMYGGQTCEQSETQDLFLNPHHPYTAALIASRPKFGERTKRLTAIEGSVPAPHELPAGCPFVNRCPRAVSECPAIKPQLLEVSPGHKVACFNPL; translated from the coding sequence GTGCAAAATATCGTTGAAGTAAAAAATCTTGAAACGACTTTTACAACCAAAGCCGGTCCATTCAAAGCTGTGAACAATATCAGCTATGAAATTCCTAAAGGTAAAACTTTAGGTATCGTGGGCGAATCCGGCTCTGGTAAATCAGTCACGTCTTACTCGATCATGCGTTTGATCGGCTCTCCAGGCAAAGTGACTGGGGGCCAGGTTCTTTTGAACGGTCGAGATCTGATGAAACTTTCAGAGCCGCAAATGGAAGAAGTTCGTGGTGGCGAAATGGCCATGATCTTCCAAGAACCGATGACGGCATTAAATCCTGTGCTTACGATCGGCTTCCAAATGGACGAGCAGATCATGAAACACAAAAAATGCTCGCAAAAGGAATCTAAAGAGCGCGCCATTGAAATGTTGCGCCTGGTGGGCATCCCTTCTCCGGAAGAACGTTACAACTCCTATCCGCACCAACTTTCTGGCGGTATGAGACAACGTGCGATGATCGCGATGGCTTTATCGTGTGATCCAACATTCTTGATCGCCGATGAGCCGACAACGGCTTTGGACGTAACAATCCAAGCACAGATTTTGGAATTGATCCAAAACCTGCAAGAAAAATTCAACATGACGGTTCAGTTCATCACGCACGATTTGGGTGTGATCTCTGAAATCTCTGACAACGTTTTGGTGATGTACGGCGGTCAAACTTGTGAACAATCTGAAACTCAAGATTTGTTCTTGAACCCGCACCACCCCTACACGGCGGCTTTGATTGCGTCTCGTCCTAAATTTGGTGAGCGCACAAAGCGTCTGACGGCGATTGAAGGCAGCGTTCCTGCTCCTCATGAATTACCAGCGGGCTGCCCGTTTGTGAATCGTTGTCCACGCGCGGTCAGCGAATGTCCTGCAATTAAACCTCAACTTCTTGAAGTGTCTCCAGGTCACAAAGTGGCTTGCTTCAATCCTCTGTAA
- a CDS encoding KH domain-containing protein, translating into MSDVNIARTNISEIITTILNSLLSTTAKFEVSYFVGPQTTVFMIDVQQSDFGRLLGAKGKNIGSLRTLVAAMAANNGFRGIVQIKDEEKFLIHRG; encoded by the coding sequence ATGAGTGACGTCAATATTGCTCGCACCAATATCTCTGAGATTATCACGACTATTTTAAACTCGCTCTTGTCGACGACTGCAAAATTCGAGGTGAGCTATTTCGTGGGTCCACAGACCACTGTCTTTATGATCGATGTCCAACAAAGCGACTTCGGAAGACTTCTGGGCGCAAAGGGAAAAAATATCGGTTCACTGCGCACCCTCGTCGCCGCTATGGCCGCTAATAATGGCTTTCGTGGAATCGTTCAAATAAAAGACGAAGAGAAATTTCTCATTCACAGAGGTTAA
- a CDS encoding ABC transporter ATP-binding protein, whose product MNDIILEAKNIKKHFPIKKGLFLREVASVKAVDDVSLIVRKGETLGLVGESGCGKSTLGRTLIRLYEPTAGDISFDGQNFLTLKGEDLRKKRKNMQMIFQDPYASLDPRMTVGQIIRQPMDIHNVGSDSERTQRVLELIELVGLRKSAVNRYPHEFSGGQRQRISIARAIALNPELIICDEPVSALDVSIQAQILNLLEDLQEKLGLTYIFISHDLSVIEHVCDRIAVMYLGKIVEIASRDELFANPRHPYTQALIQAIPRVGQGKKKMKKSLGGEVPSPINPPSGCSFHTRCPYKMDICVQKTPVLEGAGTHQKACWLTTAPSMKAE is encoded by the coding sequence GTGAACGATATCATTCTTGAAGCAAAAAATATTAAGAAGCACTTCCCAATTAAAAAGGGCTTGTTCCTTCGCGAAGTGGCAAGTGTCAAAGCTGTCGACGACGTTTCTTTGATCGTACGCAAAGGTGAAACTTTGGGTCTAGTTGGAGAATCTGGCTGTGGCAAATCCACTTTGGGCCGTACGTTGATTCGTCTTTACGAACCTACTGCTGGCGACATCAGCTTTGATGGTCAGAACTTTTTGACTTTAAAAGGTGAAGACCTTCGTAAAAAACGTAAGAACATGCAAATGATCTTCCAAGATCCGTATGCTTCTTTGGACCCGCGTATGACTGTGGGCCAAATCATTCGTCAGCCTATGGACATTCACAATGTCGGATCTGACAGCGAACGCACACAACGTGTGCTTGAATTGATCGAACTTGTGGGCCTTCGCAAATCGGCTGTGAATCGCTACCCGCATGAATTTTCAGGCGGTCAACGTCAGCGTATTTCAATTGCTCGCGCGATTGCTTTAAATCCTGAATTGATCATCTGCGACGAGCCCGTTTCTGCCTTGGACGTTTCCATCCAAGCTCAGATCTTGAACTTGCTTGAAGATCTACAAGAAAAATTGGGTCTGACTTATATCTTTATTTCCCATGACCTTTCAGTGATCGAACACGTTTGTGATCGTATCGCCGTTATGTATCTTGGTAAAATTGTCGAGATCGCAAGTCGTGACGAATTGTTCGCAAATCCAAGACACCCCTACACTCAAGCTTTGATCCAAGCGATTCCTCGTGTGGGTCAGGGTAAAAAGAAGATGAAAAAATCTTTGGGTGGAGAAGTTCCAAGTCCCATCAACCCGCCATCAGGCTGCTCGTTCCATACTCGTTGTCCTTATAAAATGGACATCTGTGTGCAGAAGACGCCGGTTCTTGAAGGCGCGGGAACTCACCAGAAAGCTTGTTGGCTGACGACAGCTCCAAGCATGAAGGCAGAATAG